In one Shinella zoogloeoides genomic region, the following are encoded:
- a CDS encoding ABC transporter substrate-binding protein encodes MKHLLASTCLVAGLMAMTGAARAECGDLTIASMNWQSAEVLAALDKFILTEGYGCNAEVIVGDTVPTITSMIEKGEPDLAPEGWVDLLPDVVNRGIEEGKLIGAAVALSDAAVQGWWIPKYIADANPEIKTIDDALKHPELFPDPEDKSKGAVHNGPQGWGGTVVTSQLYKAYGGEAANFTLVDTGSAAGLDGSIAKAYERKEGWVGYYWAPTALLGKYEMVKLEHGVPYDAAEWKRCNTVADCPDPKKNDWPKDKVQTLVTKAFSERAGEDVMGYLNKRAWSNDTVNKLMAWMTDNQASGDDGAKHFLEENEALWKEWVSPEAAEKIKAAL; translated from the coding sequence ATGAAACATCTTCTTGCTTCCACCTGCCTCGTCGCCGGCCTCATGGCCATGACGGGTGCGGCCCGCGCCGAATGCGGCGACCTGACCATCGCCAGCATGAACTGGCAGAGCGCCGAGGTTCTCGCCGCGCTCGACAAGTTCATCCTGACCGAGGGCTACGGCTGCAACGCCGAGGTCATCGTCGGCGACACTGTTCCGACCATCACCTCGATGATCGAGAAGGGCGAGCCGGACCTCGCACCGGAAGGCTGGGTCGATCTCCTGCCCGACGTCGTCAATCGCGGCATCGAGGAAGGCAAGCTGATCGGCGCGGCCGTGGCGCTGTCCGACGCTGCCGTCCAGGGCTGGTGGATCCCGAAATACATCGCCGACGCCAATCCCGAGATCAAGACGATCGACGACGCGCTGAAGCACCCGGAACTGTTCCCCGATCCGGAAGACAAGTCGAAGGGCGCCGTGCACAACGGCCCGCAGGGTTGGGGCGGCACGGTCGTGACCAGCCAGCTCTACAAGGCCTATGGCGGCGAGGCGGCGAACTTCACGCTGGTCGATACCGGCTCTGCCGCCGGCCTCGACGGCTCGATCGCCAAGGCCTACGAGCGCAAGGAAGGCTGGGTCGGCTACTACTGGGCCCCGACGGCGCTGCTCGGCAAGTACGAGATGGTGAAGCTGGAGCACGGCGTGCCCTATGACGCGGCCGAGTGGAAGCGCTGCAACACGGTTGCCGATTGCCCGGATCCGAAGAAGAACGACTGGCCGAAGGACAAGGTCCAGACGCTGGTGACCAAGGCCTTCTCCGAACGCGCCGGCGAGGATGTCATGGGCTACCTCAACAAGCGCGCCTGGTCGAACGACACGGTCAACAAGCTGATGGCCTGGATGACCGACAACCAGGCGAGCGGTGACGATGGCGCCAAGCACTTCCTGGAGGAGAACGAAGCCCTCTGGAAGGAATGGGTCTCGCCGGAAGCCGCCGAAAAGATCAAGGCAGCCCTCTGA
- a CDS encoding diacylglycerol/lipid kinase family protein — protein MRVQAIFNRDGGTFRTTDMDAYARHAEEVFSKAGHHLDCDIVEGADIEMALRRCADRTDLDAMLAGGGDGTVSAAAGLAWQSKMPLGIVPAGTMNLFARSLNIPLDIWQAIDALADGDIAAADIGTADDRAFVHQFSAGLHARMVRLRNAMTYRSRVGKIAANTRAAFGVILDPPEFEVEFNVDGVEEHRKVSAINVSNNRFGENGLLYADDLTGGHLGFYTTKPLKPAGVAKLAFDILRGKLRENADVTEMTGTAVDLHFPRVDRAINCVIDGELLPMDRDVSIRLHPGELKVIVPKVQAKNMATAEPAAA, from the coding sequence ATGCGAGTTCAGGCGATTTTCAACAGGGACGGGGGGACGTTCCGCACCACCGACATGGATGCCTATGCCCGCCATGCGGAAGAGGTATTCTCGAAAGCGGGGCACCACCTCGATTGCGATATCGTAGAAGGAGCCGATATCGAGATGGCGCTGCGCCGCTGCGCGGATCGCACGGATCTCGACGCGATGCTCGCGGGTGGCGGCGACGGCACGGTCTCGGCTGCGGCCGGCCTTGCCTGGCAGAGCAAGATGCCGCTCGGCATCGTGCCGGCGGGCACGATGAACCTTTTCGCCCGCTCGCTGAACATTCCGCTCGATATCTGGCAGGCGATCGACGCGCTGGCGGACGGCGACATCGCCGCCGCCGATATCGGCACGGCGGATGACCGCGCCTTCGTGCACCAGTTTTCCGCGGGCCTTCATGCCCGCATGGTGCGCCTGCGCAACGCGATGACTTATCGCTCGCGCGTCGGCAAGATCGCGGCCAACACCCGCGCCGCCTTCGGCGTCATCCTCGATCCGCCGGAATTCGAGGTGGAGTTCAACGTGGATGGCGTCGAGGAGCACCGCAAGGTCTCCGCCATCAACGTCTCGAACAACCGCTTCGGCGAGAATGGCCTTCTCTATGCCGACGACCTCACGGGCGGCCATCTCGGCTTCTATACGACCAAGCCCCTGAAGCCGGCCGGCGTCGCGAAGCTCGCCTTCGACATCCTGCGCGGCAAGCTGCGCGAGAATGCCGACGTCACGGAAATGACCGGCACGGCCGTGGACCTGCATTTCCCGCGCGTCGACCGGGCGATCAACTGCGTGATCGACGGCGAATTGCTGCCGATGGACCGCGACGTGTCGATCCGGCTGCATCCGGGCGAATTGAAGGTGATCGTGCCGAAGGTGCAGGCAAAGAACATGGCGACGGCCGAACCGGCTGCCGCCTGA
- a CDS encoding L,D-transpeptidase, with amino-acid sequence MSISRRGFLLGASALLAGCATNGTSDRANYGDRMDEKHPLKAMPLDKIKPELRRQEVAYETGHDAGTIVVDTPARRLYYVLGGGRAMRYGIGVGRQGYSLAGNAYIGRKAEWPSWTPTPNMIRRDPKKNLKYAGGVPGGINNPLGARAIYLYQNGNDTMFRIHGTNQPWSIGEAMSSGCVRMLNHDVIDLYARVEAGGRVHVIQGRREA; translated from the coding sequence ATGTCGATTTCCCGCCGCGGATTCCTGCTCGGCGCATCTGCACTGCTCGCGGGCTGCGCGACGAACGGCACCAGCGACCGCGCCAACTACGGCGACCGCATGGACGAGAAGCACCCCCTGAAGGCGATGCCGCTCGACAAGATCAAGCCGGAGCTGCGCCGCCAGGAAGTCGCCTACGAGACCGGTCATGACGCGGGCACCATCGTCGTCGATACGCCGGCGCGCCGGCTCTATTACGTGCTCGGGGGCGGGCGGGCGATGCGCTACGGCATCGGCGTCGGCCGGCAGGGCTATTCGCTGGCCGGCAACGCCTATATCGGCCGCAAGGCCGAATGGCCGAGCTGGACGCCGACGCCGAACATGATCCGCCGCGATCCGAAGAAGAACCTGAAATATGCAGGCGGCGTGCCCGGCGGCATCAACAACCCGCTCGGCGCCCGCGCCATCTACCTCTACCAGAACGGCAACGACACGATGTTCCGCATCCACGGCACCAACCAGCCGTGGTCGATCGGCGAGGCCATGTCGAGCGGCTGCGTGCGCATGCTCAACCACGACGTCATCGACCTCTACGCACGCGTGGAGGCGGGCGGGCGCGTGCACGTCATCCAGGGACGGCGCGAGGCCTGA
- a CDS encoding zinc-binding alcohol dehydrogenase family protein yields the protein MRAIAYQTPQAITSDTALVDIELPTPEPKGRDLLVEIRAVSVNPVDTKLRRNAAPADGGWRVLGFDAAGIVKAAGPEATLFKEGDAVFYAGAIDRPGTNSEFHLVDERIVGRKPASLDFAAAAALPLTAITAWEMLFDRLKVRDSVPGAANAILIIGGAGGVGSIAVQLARSLTKLTVIATASRPETAEWVKSLGAHHVVDHSRPLAGEVAALGIGAPAFVFSTTNTQDHFGAIVEAIAPQGRFGLIDDPTTLDVMPFKRKAVSTHWELMFTRSLFQTPDMIEQHRLLNEVSRLVDAGSIRTTLAETVGTIDAANLRKAHAMDESGRTRGKLVLEGF from the coding sequence ATGCGCGCCATCGCCTACCAGACCCCGCAGGCCATCACCTCTGACACCGCCCTCGTCGATATCGAGCTGCCGACGCCCGAGCCGAAAGGCCGCGACCTGCTGGTCGAAATCAGGGCCGTTTCCGTCAACCCGGTCGATACGAAGCTGCGCCGCAACGCTGCGCCGGCCGATGGCGGCTGGCGGGTGCTCGGCTTCGACGCGGCCGGGATCGTGAAGGCGGCCGGGCCGGAGGCCACCCTGTTCAAGGAGGGCGATGCGGTGTTCTACGCCGGCGCCATCGACCGCCCCGGCACCAATTCCGAATTCCATCTGGTCGACGAACGCATCGTCGGCCGCAAGCCCGCCTCGCTCGATTTCGCCGCCGCGGCCGCGCTGCCGCTGACGGCGATCACCGCCTGGGAAATGCTGTTCGACCGGCTGAAAGTGCGCGACAGCGTGCCGGGCGCGGCCAATGCCATCCTCATCATCGGCGGCGCGGGCGGCGTCGGCTCCATCGCGGTGCAGCTCGCCCGCAGCCTGACCAAGCTTACCGTCATCGCGACCGCCTCGCGGCCGGAGACGGCAGAATGGGTGAAGAGCCTCGGCGCACACCATGTCGTCGATCACAGCAGGCCGCTGGCCGGCGAGGTCGCCGCGCTCGGCATCGGCGCGCCGGCCTTCGTCTTCTCGACGACCAACACGCAGGACCATTTCGGCGCCATCGTCGAGGCCATCGCGCCGCAGGGCCGATTCGGGCTGATCGACGATCCGACGACGCTCGACGTCATGCCCTTCAAGCGCAAGGCCGTCTCGACCCACTGGGAGCTGATGTTCACCCGGTCGCTCTTCCAGACGCCCGACATGATCGAGCAGCACCGGCTGTTGAACGAGGTCTCGCGCCTCGTGGATGCGGGCAGCATCCGCACGACGCTCGCCGAGACGGTCGGCACGATCGATGCCGCGAACCTGCGGAAGGCCCATGCGATGGACGAGAGCGGGCGCACGCGCGGCAAGCTGGTGCTCGAAGGGTTCTGA
- a CDS encoding glutamine synthetase family protein — translation MTNHKTAAGSPPANAPTDAPARIEILLVGMNGDLRGKQVPPEGEKKIWDGSVRLPSSTQSLDIWGDDNDDITGLSLSVGDPDGVCIPDRRSLTAMPWAPEGSRQVLATMHEFDGSASFMDPRAILARMLKRFEDRGLTPVVATELEFYVVEDDWRETGKPRPPAGLMYRDTPNGFQLYDMRATDELDGYLQTVRAWAKAMDLPADATTAEFGPGQFEINLLHRPDALAAADDCIYLKRIAEQAARRFGLKSTCMAKPYADQAGSGLHVHCSVIDKDGRNILDAKGGEPAKLKSVCAGMLQTMRDAQLVFAPFANSYRRFQPGSFAPVDLTWGFGHRGTAIRIPDKDGPAARVEHRVAGADVNPYLLLTAILGGILLGLDEDLDPGPVTEPGKDAPDAKRLTHDFLTAVEEFSASPFIKDAFGAEYQKLYGDTKRKEAITYLRTVSDFDYQTYLPRI, via the coding sequence ATGACAAACCACAAGACGGCAGCCGGTTCGCCGCCCGCCAATGCCCCCACCGATGCCCCGGCCCGCATCGAAATCCTCCTCGTCGGCATGAACGGCGACCTGCGCGGCAAGCAGGTTCCGCCCGAAGGCGAGAAGAAAATCTGGGACGGCTCGGTGCGCCTGCCCTCCTCCACCCAGTCGCTCGACATCTGGGGCGACGACAACGACGACATTACAGGCCTGTCCCTTTCCGTCGGCGATCCCGATGGGGTGTGCATTCCCGACCGCCGCTCGCTGACCGCCATGCCCTGGGCGCCCGAAGGCTCGCGCCAGGTGCTCGCCACCATGCACGAATTCGACGGCAGCGCTTCCTTCATGGACCCGCGCGCCATCCTCGCGCGCATGCTGAAGCGCTTCGAAGACAGGGGTTTGACGCCGGTCGTGGCGACCGAACTCGAATTCTACGTGGTCGAGGACGACTGGCGCGAGACCGGCAAGCCGCGCCCGCCGGCCGGATTGATGTATCGCGACACGCCCAACGGCTTCCAGCTCTACGACATGCGCGCGACGGATGAACTGGACGGCTATCTCCAGACCGTGCGTGCCTGGGCGAAGGCCATGGACCTGCCCGCCGATGCCACGACGGCGGAATTCGGCCCCGGCCAATTCGAGATCAATCTCCTGCACCGGCCGGATGCGCTCGCTGCCGCCGACGATTGCATCTACCTCAAGCGCATCGCCGAGCAGGCCGCGCGCCGCTTCGGCCTTAAATCCACCTGCATGGCAAAGCCCTATGCCGACCAGGCCGGCTCGGGCCTGCACGTCCATTGCAGCGTCATCGACAAGGACGGCCGGAACATCCTCGATGCCAAAGGCGGCGAGCCGGCCAAGCTGAAATCGGTCTGCGCCGGCATGCTCCAGACGATGCGCGATGCGCAGCTCGTCTTCGCGCCTTTCGCCAATTCCTACCGCCGCTTCCAGCCGGGCTCCTTCGCCCCGGTCGACCTGACCTGGGGCTTCGGCCATCGCGGCACGGCGATCCGCATTCCGGACAAGGACGGCCCGGCCGCGCGCGTCGAGCACCGTGTGGCGGGCGCCGACGTCAATCCGTACCTGTTGTTGACCGCGATCCTCGGCGGCATCCTGCTCGGCCTCGACGAAGACCTCGATCCCGGCCCGGTGACGGAGCCCGGCAAGGACGCGCCGGACGCCAAGCGCCTCACCCACGACTTCCTGACGGCCGTGGAAGAATTTTCCGCATCGCCCTTCATCAAGGATGCCTTCGGCGCGGAGTACCAGAAGCTCTACGGCGACACCAAGCGCAAGGAGGCCATCACCTATCTGCGCACGGTCTCGGATTTCGACTACCAGACCTACCTGCCGCGTATCTAA
- a CDS encoding ABC transporter permease, with protein sequence MEWFTKFPTMDANSLRDLKKTIDEGFRTFTRAYGDGIESVFEPLQHFLIWSERFMTRTPWPIILLLIALVAWFASRNWKIVAGSIATLLVIGYLDMWDDTMKTVSMIFVCTVLSIVIGIPMGILMARSDRVQNVINPVLDVMQTMPSFVYLIPVVMLLGIGKVPGLIAVVIYAIPPMIRLTNLGIRLVDKDVLEAADAFGSSSWQKLKNVQMPLALPTIMAGINQTIMMALAMVVIASMIGVQGLGQPVLKAISNQYFTLGIFNGLAIVGIAIIFDRVSQAFGKRLQKHREIIHG encoded by the coding sequence ATGGAATGGTTCACGAAATTTCCGACGATGGACGCGAATTCTTTGCGCGACCTGAAGAAGACGATCGACGAAGGATTTCGCACCTTCACCCGCGCCTATGGCGACGGCATCGAATCCGTCTTCGAGCCGCTGCAGCATTTTCTCATCTGGTCCGAGCGTTTCATGACGCGCACGCCCTGGCCGATCATCCTCCTGCTGATCGCGCTCGTCGCCTGGTTCGCCAGCCGTAACTGGAAGATCGTCGCCGGCAGCATCGCCACCCTTCTCGTCATCGGTTACCTCGACATGTGGGACGATACGATGAAGACGGTCTCGATGATCTTCGTCTGTACGGTGCTGTCCATCGTCATCGGCATACCGATGGGCATTCTCATGGCGCGGTCCGACCGGGTGCAGAACGTGATCAATCCCGTGCTCGACGTCATGCAGACCATGCCGAGTTTCGTCTACCTGATCCCGGTCGTCATGCTGCTCGGCATCGGTAAGGTTCCCGGCCTCATCGCGGTGGTCATCTACGCCATTCCGCCGATGATCCGCCTCACCAATCTCGGCATCCGCCTCGTCGACAAGGACGTGCTGGAAGCCGCCGACGCCTTCGGGTCTTCGAGCTGGCAGAAGCTGAAGAACGTGCAGATGCCGCTGGCGCTTCCCACCATCATGGCCGGCATCAACCAGACGATCATGATGGCGCTCGCCATGGTCGTCATCGCCTCGATGATCGGCGTGCAGGGCCTCGGCCAGCCGGTGCTGAAGGCGATCTCGAACCAGTATTTCACGCTCGGCATCTTCAACGGGCTTGCCATCGTCGGCATCGCGATCATCTTCGACCGCGTCAGCCAGGCCTTCGGCAAGCGCCTGCAGAAGCACCGCGAGATCATCCACGGTTGA
- a CDS encoding DMT family transporter → MAMISLSSEEKSNPLIAGYAGAVVTVLIWALWVLATRHTAATPLGTIDIGLIRYGVPAILLAPIWLRTGLLPKGVPVKLVVVMVAGAGAVFFQVTAAALHVTPAAPGGILLGGSLPLATAVIGIALFGERPDRMRLAGLGAIVAGVAILLAASMFKSGMTATGFVLLPVGAILWAGFTHAFRRSGLSALEGAAIIAVWSFLIHLVLAALFGTHLAEASLPDLALQVTSQGILSGLVATFAYGTAIRALGSSQAAAFTAITPVLATLGGAFFLGESFGPAEIVAALVVGGGVALSTGIFSPKH, encoded by the coding sequence ATGGCCATGATCTCGCTCTCCTCCGAAGAAAAATCCAATCCGCTCATCGCCGGCTATGCGGGCGCGGTGGTCACCGTGCTGATCTGGGCGCTTTGGGTGCTGGCGACGCGCCACACGGCTGCAACCCCGCTCGGCACCATCGATATCGGCCTTATCCGCTATGGCGTACCGGCCATCCTGCTGGCGCCGATCTGGCTGCGCACCGGGCTTCTGCCCAAGGGCGTGCCGGTCAAGCTTGTCGTCGTCATGGTGGCGGGCGCCGGGGCGGTGTTCTTCCAGGTGACGGCCGCCGCGCTGCACGTCACGCCGGCCGCGCCCGGCGGCATCCTGCTCGGCGGCTCGCTGCCGCTGGCGACCGCCGTCATCGGCATCGCGCTGTTCGGCGAGCGGCCGGATCGCATGCGCCTTGCCGGCCTTGGCGCCATCGTTGCCGGCGTCGCGATCCTGCTGGCCGCCAGCATGTTCAAGAGCGGCATGACGGCAACCGGCTTCGTGCTGCTGCCTGTCGGCGCCATTCTCTGGGCCGGCTTCACCCACGCCTTCCGCCGCTCGGGGCTCTCCGCCCTCGAAGGCGCCGCCATCATCGCCGTCTGGTCGTTCCTGATCCATCTCGTGCTGGCCGCGCTCTTCGGCACGCACCTTGCCGAAGCCTCCCTGCCCGACCTTGCGCTCCAGGTCACCAGCCAGGGCATCCTTTCCGGCCTCGTCGCCACCTTCGCCTACGGCACGGCGATCAGGGCGCTCGGCAGCAGCCAGGCCGCGGCCTTCACCGCCATCACGCCGGTTCTGGCGACGCTCGGCGGTGCATTCTTCCTCGGCGAAAGCTTCGGGCCGGCGGAAATCGTCGCCGCGCTCGTCGTCGGCGGCGGCGTCGCGCTCTCCACCGGCATCTTCTCGCCGAAACACTGA
- a CDS encoding winged helix-turn-helix transcriptional regulator: MSRPRAKLTSNFPGCPVESTLSFLDGKWKGVILFHLMDGKLRFNELRRKLPSITQRMLTKQLRELEEVGILSRTVFPVVPPRVDYELTAAGHSLEPVVRALAAWGARNVVCEDGQNRIRLADETKTASPGRDAA, from the coding sequence ATGTCCCGCCCGCGCGCCAAGCTCACCAGCAATTTCCCGGGCTGCCCGGTCGAATCGACGCTCTCCTTCCTCGATGGCAAATGGAAGGGCGTGATCCTGTTTCACCTGATGGACGGCAAGCTGCGCTTCAATGAACTGCGCCGCAAGCTGCCGAGCATTACGCAGCGCATGCTGACCAAGCAGCTACGCGAGCTGGAGGAGGTGGGCATTCTCTCGCGCACGGTGTTTCCCGTCGTTCCGCCCCGCGTCGATTACGAACTGACGGCTGCCGGCCATAGCCTGGAGCCCGTCGTCCGCGCGCTTGCGGCCTGGGGCGCCAGGAACGTCGTCTGCGAAGACGGCCAAAACCGCATCCGCCTTGCCGATGAAACGAAAACGGCGTCCCCCGGAAGGGACGCCGCCTGA
- a CDS encoding aspartate aminotransferase family protein gives MSKTSAAAVSNLGALDAAHHLHPFSDMKKLSATGTRIIERGEGSYIFDNHGKRYLDGFAGLWCVNIGYGRKEIADAVVRQMNELPYYNTFFGTTTPPAVLLAQKIASHAGPNINRVFFTGSGSEANDTWFRMARVYWGAMGKPTKKAIIARKNGYHGSTVAGASLGGMKWMHEQGDLPIAGIHHIDQPFWYAEGGDLTSDEFGLKMARQLEEKIDELGEDNVAAFVAEPIQGAGGVIVPPTTYWPEIARICKARNILLVCDEVICGFGRTGHWFGHQHFGVEPDLAPIAKGLSSGYLPIGGVMVSDRVGNVLVEEVGDFNHGFTYSGHPVCAAAALENIRIIEDEKLVERVHDDIGPYLAAGLKSLEDLPIVGEVQQVGLMAAVQLAEDKTTRKRFEDKEKAGVTVRNHCLENGLVLRATGDRMLFSPPLVITHAEVDQMVEITRKGLEHAWKVMTA, from the coding sequence ATGTCGAAGACCAGTGCAGCAGCCGTATCCAACCTCGGTGCCCTCGATGCCGCCCATCACCTTCATCCCTTCTCGGACATGAAGAAGCTGAGTGCGACCGGCACGCGCATCATCGAGCGTGGCGAGGGCTCGTACATCTTCGACAATCACGGCAAGCGCTATCTCGACGGCTTCGCCGGCCTCTGGTGCGTCAATATCGGCTATGGCCGCAAGGAGATCGCGGACGCCGTCGTGCGCCAGATGAACGAGCTGCCCTATTACAACACGTTCTTCGGCACCACGACGCCGCCCGCCGTTCTTCTCGCCCAGAAGATCGCCTCCCATGCCGGCCCGAACATCAACCGCGTGTTCTTCACCGGCTCGGGTTCCGAGGCGAACGACACCTGGTTCCGCATGGCCCGCGTCTATTGGGGCGCCATGGGCAAGCCGACCAAGAAGGCGATCATCGCCCGCAAGAACGGCTATCACGGCTCCACCGTCGCCGGAGCCTCGCTCGGCGGCATGAAGTGGATGCACGAGCAGGGCGACCTGCCGATCGCCGGCATCCACCATATCGACCAGCCCTTCTGGTACGCGGAGGGCGGCGATCTCACCTCCGACGAGTTCGGCCTGAAGATGGCGCGCCAGCTCGAGGAGAAGATCGATGAGCTCGGCGAGGACAATGTCGCCGCTTTCGTCGCCGAGCCGATCCAGGGTGCGGGTGGCGTCATCGTTCCGCCGACCACCTACTGGCCGGAAATCGCCCGTATCTGCAAGGCGCGCAACATCCTGCTCGTCTGTGATGAAGTGATCTGCGGCTTCGGCCGCACCGGCCACTGGTTCGGCCACCAGCATTTCGGCGTCGAGCCGGATCTGGCGCCGATCGCCAAGGGCCTTTCCTCCGGTTATCTCCCGATCGGCGGCGTCATGGTTTCCGATCGCGTCGGCAATGTGCTGGTGGAAGAGGTAGGCGATTTCAACCACGGCTTCACCTATTCCGGTCACCCGGTCTGCGCCGCCGCCGCGCTGGAGAACATCCGCATCATCGAGGATGAAAAACTCGTCGAGCGCGTGCACGACGATATCGGCCCCTATCTCGCCGCCGGCCTGAAATCGCTGGAAGACCTGCCGATCGTCGGCGAGGTCCAGCAGGTCGGCCTGATGGCCGCCGTGCAGCTTGCCGAGGACAAGACGACGCGCAAGCGCTTCGAGGACAAGGAAAAGGCCGGCGTCACCGTGCGCAACCATTGCCTGGAAAACGGCCTCGTCCTTCGCGCCACCGGCGACCGCATGCTCTTCTCCCCGCCGCTGGTCATCACTCATGCCGAAGTCGACCAGATGGTCGAGATCACCCGCAAGGGGCTGGAACATGCCTGGAAGGTGATGACGGCCTGA
- a CDS encoding Lrp/AsnC family transcriptional regulator, with product MPNLDKFDIAILKVLQEDARATNVEIAERVNLSPSPCLRRIRNLEKSGVLRGYRADIDRKEVGLGLTVFVEIKVGHHSRENAMAQQEALLAVPEVVSCFLISGNADFLAEVVVEDLAGYEKLLTETLLTMPGVTDIRSNFAIRSIKTGGPLKLPTL from the coding sequence ATGCCAAACCTTGATAAATTCGATATCGCCATCCTGAAGGTGCTGCAGGAGGATGCGCGCGCGACCAATGTGGAGATCGCCGAGCGGGTGAACCTTTCGCCGTCGCCCTGCCTGCGCCGTATCCGCAATCTTGAGAAATCCGGCGTGCTGCGCGGCTACCGCGCCGATATCGATCGCAAGGAAGTCGGCCTTGGTCTGACCGTCTTCGTGGAAATCAAGGTGGGGCACCACAGCCGGGAAAATGCGATGGCGCAGCAGGAGGCGCTGCTCGCCGTGCCGGAGGTCGTCTCGTGTTTCCTGATCTCCGGCAATGCGGATTTCCTGGCGGAAGTGGTGGTGGAGGATCTGGCCGGCTATGAAAAGCTGCTGACGGAAACCCTGCTGACCATGCCCGGCGTCACCGATATCCGATCCAACTTCGCGATCCGCAGCATCAAGACCGGCGGCCCGCTGAAACTGCCGACGTTGTAG
- a CDS encoding MFS transporter, whose amino-acid sequence MSEHPLSNAALSSGQPPLAALTVTLIILALAVGSFGIGTGEFAIMGLLPDVATTFGVTTAQAGYVISAYAFGVVVGAPIIAVIGARYRRRDLLLVLMGLFALGNLASAVAPTFESFMLFRFLSGLPHGAYFGVAALVAASMVPVNKRTQAVGKVMLGLTVATLIGTPLAAFFGQLLDWQYMFVAVGITGLLTVGLIAIFLPRDKAPKGINALTELSALKRKQVWLTLGIAATGFCGMFAVFTYISPIVTEVAGLNVGMVPVFMAIFGFGMIIGNIFGAKLADLSLMRTIGWSLVLYFFVLVSLSLTANNPVLLGLCCFLIGCSFVVGPALQTRLMDVAGNAQTLAAALNHSAFNVANALGALFGGMAISAGYGYGSMGFVGAATAVVGFGVFLLSLTLEKMDRAETPVCPAE is encoded by the coding sequence GTGTCCGAACATCCCCTGTCCAACGCCGCCCTCTCCTCCGGGCAGCCGCCGCTTGCAGCGCTCACCGTCACCCTGATCATCCTGGCGCTCGCCGTCGGCAGCTTCGGCATCGGCACCGGCGAATTCGCCATCATGGGCCTCTTGCCGGATGTCGCGACCACCTTCGGCGTGACGACCGCCCAGGCCGGCTACGTCATCAGCGCCTATGCGTTCGGCGTCGTGGTGGGGGCACCGATCATCGCCGTCATTGGCGCGCGCTACCGCCGCCGCGACCTGCTTCTGGTGCTGATGGGACTTTTCGCGCTCGGCAACCTTGCCAGCGCCGTCGCGCCGACCTTCGAGAGCTTCATGCTCTTCCGCTTCCTCTCGGGCCTGCCGCACGGCGCCTATTTCGGCGTCGCCGCCCTGGTTGCCGCCTCGATGGTCCCGGTCAACAAGCGCACGCAGGCGGTCGGCAAGGTCATGCTCGGCCTCACGGTCGCCACGCTGATCGGCACGCCGCTCGCCGCGTTCTTCGGCCAGTTGCTCGACTGGCAGTACATGTTCGTCGCCGTCGGCATCACGGGGCTCCTGACGGTTGGGCTGATCGCCATCTTCCTGCCGCGCGACAAGGCGCCGAAGGGCATCAATGCCCTGACCGAGCTTTCCGCCCTCAAGCGCAAGCAGGTTTGGCTGACGCTCGGCATCGCCGCGACCGGCTTCTGCGGCATGTTCGCCGTCTTCACCTACATTTCGCCTATCGTCACGGAGGTCGCCGGCCTCAATGTCGGCATGGTGCCGGTGTTCATGGCGATCTTCGGCTTCGGCATGATCATCGGCAACATCTTCGGCGCCAAGCTCGCAGACCTCTCGCTGATGCGCACGATCGGCTGGTCGCTGGTGCTTTACTTCTTCGTGCTGGTCAGCCTGTCGCTGACGGCGAACAATCCCGTCCTGCTCGGCCTCTGCTGTTTCCTGATCGGCTGCAGCTTCGTCGTCGGCCCGGCGCTCCAGACGCGCCTGATGGACGTTGCCGGCAATGCGCAGACGCTTGCCGCCGCGCTCAACCACTCGGCCTTCAACGTCGCCAACGCGCTCGGCGCCCTCTTCGGCGGCATGGCGATCAGCGCGGGTTATGGCTACGGTTCGATGGGCTTCGTCGGTGCGGCGACGGCCGTCGTCGGCTTCGGCGTCTTCCTTCTCTCCCTGACGCTGGAAAAGATGGACCGCGCGGAAACGCCCGTCTGCCCGGCGGAATAA